In Mytilus edulis chromosome 13, xbMytEdul2.2, whole genome shotgun sequence, a single window of DNA contains:
- the LOC139500083 gene encoding uncharacterized protein, producing MAKIVLSLSVFALFNSVVGVSDFCFGCRDTSDAEGKDDCQKQTEGMDSLHYTYKTQYGNNSKAFLAKYGKDPLVHDCRPYHKYNMTHCCIEELERLGTIQSYIRGCCDGKNFSIPANDIPRLKFISDNNQTLCAYYENKGLVMCATMCDGNFCNGPSVAESVHIYSIGLMVFCSFILALYMT from the exons ATGGCGAAAATTGTTCTTAGTTTATCTGTGTTCGCTTTGTTTAACTCCG TTGTCGGAGTAAGTGACTTCTGTTTTGGATGTAGAGACACTTCCGATGCAGAGGGTAAAGATGACTGTCAAAAACAAACAGAAGGAATGGACAGCCTGCATTATACTTATAAGACTCAATATGGAAACAACAGTAAAGCCTTTTTAGCAAAATACGGAAAAGATCCATTGGTACATGACTGTCGGCCATACCACAAATATAATATGACACATTGTTGTATTGAAGAACTGGAAAGATTAG GTACAATCCAGTCTTACATACGGGGATGTTGTGATGGGAAAAACTTTTCGATACCAGCAAATGATATTCCACGTTTAAAGTTTATTTCGGATAACAATCAGACATTATGTGCTTACTATGAAAACAAAGGATTAGTTATGTGTGCGACAATGTGTGACGGTAACTTTTGTAATGGACCGTCTGTGGCTGAATCTGTCCATATTTATTCCATCGGATTGATGGTTTTCTGCTCTTTCATTTTGGCATTATATATGACatga